The Nicotiana sylvestris chromosome 6, ASM39365v2, whole genome shotgun sequence genomic sequence TTAGgtctttataaaaattaaattttattagttttaaTTCAGTAACTTTAATTAATCGAATATATCGTAATATATATTTATCATACACCCGTATTCGATTTATAGCTTGAATCCTCAATTTCATATAATAAAAGAAGGAATTAAGTATTTTAACTATGgttaggattttattttattcaattaATCTTATTCATTGATTTTTAACCATGATAAGTGCCTCCAATCCAAGTAGGAACTTGAAGAAATGAAGAGATTAGGAAATGAAGGGTAGTTATCCCGGAATGCCCCTATGAAATATTTTCGTTGCTATAACACTAATAAAACTGCTCTTATGCCTTGACCATTATTGGGGATGATATCTATTGGGTTGGTGGATTCAACTACCCTTGTCCAAGAAGTGTCAAAAATTATACAGTGTAGATAAGTATTGGGTTGATGATATCTATGAATCTGGATTTCTTCAAATTGAGTCCTTTGGGAGTCGAAGGGGAGCGTTGAGCCTTAGAACAATGGTAAAGTCTTTGATAAGCGGTCATAGGGGAGTTCAGAAAGGATCTGATCGTAGATAGAGACTTCAACTTATCTCTGTGCAACCTATAGGACAATGGTAAAGTTATCTCTGTGCAACCTATAGGTTACCGGTTCGAGCCATGGAAtcagccactaatgcttgcattaaggTAGACTGTCTACATCACCCTTTGAGGTGCGAACTCTTACGTGAATCCCTTTTGAGTCCTCTGGGAGTAGAACACAATTGTCGCTAACACAAGGTGCGCTGAATGCACAGATATGTATGTCATTAGTAAAATTCTATACTTCAACTGATTCTCTGTTTAGCTCATGCACATAAGCTCTTCCTTTGTGTAACTTTCTGCTATAAATCGCATCACCTTTAGTTAAATAACTTACTTCATTTAAAGAACAAGAACCATGATAGAAGGGCATAGGAAGTTAAACTATCAGGAAACATAAAATGAAGTACACCCTTCACACCCAATAGAGAGAAGCATTTTGTTGGATATCCATAAAACGATACAAAGTTACAATAGGTTAAACTTGTGATACCAGTATGTAATATCGCTAAGATCCAAGGAAATATAGGAAAAAGTTACATGGCCTATACTGGAATGCCTACTTTTGATACCTTCATACTAGTAAGAAACTCATTGTAGTGAACAACACCGATACGAAAAAACAAGAATCCATACCCTCATCTCTTCTTGAAACCATATTTTTTGCGTTCATAAAACAGATCTGTTTTAGCACTACCCAGATTGACAATCTTTGGACAACCATCCCTATCTTTCTCCTGCTGAGTACATTCTTTGCAATAATATGCATCGGAAATGCCCACACCTCCGCAGATGACGCAACGACCTTGAAATGATCCATAGTTGCATTCATCACAAACTCGGACAAGTGTGCAAGGACGCACATAGGAATCACAAATCACACACTTTCCATCACATTTCTCACAAAGTCGCCCAATAGCTATTCCTGGCTGCTTCCTGCACATGATCAAGTCAGGATGATGCTTGGCCATATTTCTTGCGGGGAGGTCTTAACCTGCAAAGTAAAAACGATGCAACAGTCTTTAGCAGACAGCAGAAACAAGGCAAAAGAATGTACTTCAATCTATATGATTACGTTTCAGTGTGGCAGAAAGCATAGTATAACTAAAAGTCTAAAACAAGACGTGTAAGCAATAACCAATATAAGTAGAAAGACAAACATTATCGCCCCAATCTTAACATATTCTGTAACATTTATAAGGCCTACAGATGAGAAGGAAACAACAACTACATCTCGATCCCAAGCTAGTCGGCTGTatgtgaattctcaatatcaTTGTGCTCTCTGTTTGGGTCCATAATATTTCAAAACTCCGTACTTGAGGATTATCTAAGTTCTCTAATATACTCTAGCGGACTTAGGTCTCTAATACACCAAGTGGTCAACTGGTTCACACACGAGTTATGCTGAAGCTATAACGCAAGGATTACAATACAGAGGTTAATAATCATTGGATTATTAAATGAGTATGCATTTCCTGTTTACATGTTCAGTTCATTCTATTAAAATTTGGATATAAAGTgcataatttacaacacaagtgttTGGTTTCTAACTGAACAAAAATTTTCGCACAGGTATACCCTTGGCTTTCTTAACAGGATAACAACATTGTGTAACCTGTAAAGAACTAATCTTATGTTAACTGAATAATTCCCACCCTAGATTTGTTGGCCTCATTATATAAAAATACTATAATTGACCTTATTTTACAACCATAATGCCTCATCCCTACTCTTTCTTCTGTATAGTTAGAATTTGCTAAAAAGAAATGGCGGACAAACAGAGATAACAAAGGGAGGTCAAACCAAAACCCCGATCACCAAATCACCAAAACATTCAGACCCACCTGATTAAACACCGAGGCAATGACAATTACAACCCCCAAACCAACTAAAACAGGAAAAACATCCAACTTCAGTGCCCAAGATGATAATGCATTGTTTGCTTAACTAGAGCAACGGAGCTATAAAGACAGCCAAGAAGAGACTCATGGAGACCAGGTGTTAACAATATTTTGGGTTCTTTGACGGCCCCAACTCTGAACCTCTGTTCGAAAAGTTACAAGAATGTTcatatcaagtaacaacagaaaaatGAAGCCAAACTTGCCATGGAAAAGACTCCAATGTAGCCACTCCAATTGGAAGAGACATCTTTTAAAGCCTTCGCCGAGGCCATTTCTGCAACCTGGCAGAGTTGAAATGAAAGAATGTTACGGATGATGACTCCATGGACAAGGTTAATTTAGTCTCTTAGTTACACAGGTATTATTTATACCGCATGTAAAGGGGTTAACTAAACAGAGGATAACTTATACAGAATATTTTGTACTATCATTATATTCTGCTATAGCTCAAACCAAACATCCCTAAGagtcttaggggtcgtttggttgagaAACAATTTATCCCAAGATTAATTATTCCGTGATTGTTATTTCACCATCCCATAAGGATTAAAATAACACTACAATCCAGTTATCCCGAGATTAGTTATACTGTGATTTTATCCCAACCGTCTCAAATTTAAGCCCGGAATTATTTATCCCCGATACCACCTATACAACTTTTTAACTTACGATTTTTTCCCATCCTTTGCTAGATCTGCCTGGACCCCAAGATACAGATAAAAAGGGAAATGAAGAAAATAGAATCAGTGATGGGATTGTCCAAAACAACTTTATTCCATCAGCTTTCACAATGCCTAGAAGAAAATAGAACTAGCTCTAACACTGCCCCTCTCCTTTGGCTCCTATTCTTCTTGCCTGACAAGGGTTCGTCAAACATTATAGACAACTGTAAAACTTGTGAGTCCCatgaggtttttttttttttttttttttgggggggggggggtaaagaGGGGGGCAGGAACCCGGGAAAGAATAGATGGTTACAACAAGGGAATGTTAGATCAACTATTTCTGGACTGCATCGACTTATCAACGAGAAAGCTCTCACAAATTTCTACAAGAGAAATATTCTGCATTTAAGTTCTGCAGTTCCTAGAGACATCATGCACTTTGCAAGCACAAAACAGCTTCTATGTACCACTAATTTTAATCCTCCCCACAAAAAATAACAATGACATCCACATAAACCCTACCACAAATTGATATGGTTTAACAGTTGATTGTTACTAGTCATTCTTCATGGTTAGTTAAGGCACAAGTCTTACAAACACCAATTACAATCCCAATCTTTGGATTCTTTTATAACATCATCAGCAAGTTCAATGCTTGCCAAGCCTTATCCTAATTCGCGTGAACCAATATCTAATTTAGTTCCACAAAATAATCAATCTTTAACTCACCCTTTGGATGCTACTTCTTCACAATCTTTATCTGATTCTAATGATCTATATATAATAAAATGAGAAGTAAAAGTACAATATTTAGACAAGTGGCATAACCACAAATAGCCAATTGGCATTATTAAGACAAAATAAACTACCTTTCTaactaaaaaaaaaacattttgaatcTTAAGTTTTGGATTAATTGGTTACtctatttgaattaataaatatagatatcttataattagcTATATAATAAtaaaacgaaaatataaaaaacaaaatacaaaaaaaccaacccattcaaattggggagtattttcaaattgaaaatttaaaattatttaaaaaaaaaattaaaaattcaaatatatatatagagagagagaaagagagagatgtAAAATAATTATATCTATCTATAATTATAAAAGTAGAAGAAAAAACAATCTCGTTAAGCCAAGTGTCATAACTACATATAGATTTTGTTATACTTCTGCAcaatatattaaataataaaatataactaacatttattaaaataatatgatatatcagatcataattttataaaattaatatTCTGTCAAATTATCCGCACATCGCGCGAGTTCTAACACTAGTTAGAGAATACCATAGAGGCAAAGAGAAACTGGACGTCCAAGTTCTTTTTGAGTTTTAAACCTACATTTCAAATATTTTCATATAGTTGGATTCTCATATAGAGAAtcactgtaacgacccgaccggccgttttgagcttttgcacttcgctcaccagttctcgggcatgactagccccgtgtgatgtattatgacttatgtaaatcgttggttttggttttcaggataatcgaaatagatttggaagaacaatactcagtttgaagctttaaatttgaaagatttgaccaagttttgaattttagtattcgatctcggatttggagttttatgatttggttagctccgttaggtgattttggacttgggagcgcgttcggaatgtgatttggaggtccgtagtaaatttaggcttgaattggcgaaattgaaaatttgacgttttccggtcggcagtgaaaatcttgatatcggggtcagaatgaaatttcagaaattggagtaggtctattgtgtcatttgtgacgtgtgtgcaaaatttcaggtcgctcggacgtgatttgatatgtttcggcgttgtttgtggaatttgaaagtttctaaattcttaggcttgaatctgaggttgGTTTGgtgttttagtgttgttttgagtgattcgaaggctcgactaagtttgaatgatgttatgggatgtgtcccgaaggcctcgggtgagtttcgggaggtTATCGGACCAAATTCTTGGTTTTGAGAGTGTCAGATTTTTCTTCTGTTCTGTTGCagagatttgttcttcgcgttcgcgaagggttgttGAGAGAGGCAGCtggtttgttcttcgcattcgcgatgtaGGTCCTATGTTCGCCAAGGTTTATGAGTTAAAGCTACACGTTCGCGAGGAGCGTTCTGCATTCGCGTAGGGCCGGTtgtttggtcttcgcgttcgcgggtggGCCCTCGCATTCGCGAGGAAGGGAATATTGGCCTGAGGcaatttgtgcttcacgaacgcgaggtaGCTACCGCGTTCGCGGAGAAGGAAATAAGACCtgagcagaatgtttaaatagaggtcttcgcgatttttggcccatttctcaccattgttagagcgattttgaagctttttgagagggattgaatagg encodes the following:
- the LOC104225591 gene encoding PHD finger-like domain-containing protein 5A; translated protein: MAKHHPDLIMCRKQPGIAIGRLCEKCDGKCVICDSYVRPCTLVRVCDECNYGSFQGRCVICGGVGISDAYYCKECTQQEKDRDGCPKIVNLGSAKTDLFYERKKYGFKKR